One genomic window of Bradyrhizobium sp. B124 includes the following:
- a CDS encoding long-chain fatty acid--CoA ligase — protein sequence MDLCTLIERNAAYAPDKAAIHFEGQTLSYAGFNRRIERVSRALESQLGVERGDRIAILSLNRPDYLALLYACARLGAILVPLNWRLAAAEQLFILSDSGAKVLVLEQSFDAVLPLLTRQLPDASLVGLDFAPLGGSKLDDLLDEDGGDGRNPRADLTCPLLIVYTSGTTGRPKGAVLRQEALLWNGVMSQHMHDLTSADHALTVLPLFHVGGLNIQTTPSLHHGATVTIQSRFTPEATFDSFERDRPTLAALVPAMMQALTNHPRWESTDLSALKAICTGSTMVPQRLVERFVMRGVPVLQVYGSTETCPIAVYTKLGGDLVPKGSSGLPGLCCEAAIIDGSGSNLPPGTPGEIAVRGPNVFYEYWGNQGATREALSNGWYRTGDIGRRDADGYFWVHDRKKNLIISGGENIYPAEVERVLMGHPDVAECAVVGRPDPRWEEVPIAYVIRRPGAQIEAEGLMAHVQSQLARFKAPREIIFTQELPKTALGKVQHFMLKEVGTRSGPNGDSN from the coding sequence TTGGATCTCTGCACACTGATTGAGCGCAACGCGGCGTATGCTCCTGACAAAGCCGCGATCCATTTCGAGGGACAGACCCTAAGCTACGCCGGCTTCAATCGACGGATCGAGCGGGTTTCTCGTGCGCTCGAGAGCCAGCTCGGCGTCGAGAGAGGAGACCGGATCGCGATCCTCAGCCTCAACCGGCCTGATTATCTGGCGCTGCTCTATGCCTGCGCGCGGCTCGGCGCAATCCTCGTACCGTTGAATTGGCGCCTTGCGGCCGCCGAGCAGCTTTTCATCTTGTCCGACTCCGGGGCAAAGGTGCTCGTGCTTGAGCAGTCCTTCGATGCAGTCTTGCCCCTTCTGACGAGGCAACTGCCCGATGCCTCCCTCGTCGGGTTGGACTTTGCGCCTCTGGGCGGAAGCAAGTTGGACGATCTGCTAGACGAAGACGGTGGTGACGGGCGCAATCCACGTGCGGACCTGACCTGCCCGCTTCTGATCGTCTATACGTCGGGCACCACAGGGCGACCGAAAGGCGCTGTGTTGCGTCAGGAAGCGTTGCTGTGGAACGGCGTCATGAGTCAGCACATGCATGACCTCACCTCGGCCGATCATGCCCTGACTGTTTTGCCGCTCTTCCACGTCGGCGGTCTGAACATCCAGACGACTCCGAGTTTGCATCACGGCGCCACGGTAACCATCCAAAGCCGCTTTACGCCGGAGGCAACGTTTGATTCGTTCGAGCGTGATCGGCCCACGCTGGCAGCCTTGGTCCCTGCCATGATGCAGGCCCTGACCAACCATCCGCGATGGGAAAGCACGGACCTCTCCGCGCTCAAAGCGATCTGTACCGGATCGACGATGGTGCCGCAGCGCCTTGTCGAGCGCTTTGTCATGCGCGGAGTGCCAGTCTTACAGGTTTACGGTTCGACGGAGACCTGCCCCATCGCTGTGTATACGAAGCTCGGCGGAGATCTCGTGCCTAAGGGGTCAAGCGGCCTGCCCGGTCTTTGCTGCGAAGCGGCGATCATCGATGGTTCCGGCAGCAACTTGCCACCCGGTACACCAGGCGAGATCGCAGTACGTGGGCCCAACGTCTTCTACGAATATTGGGGCAATCAAGGGGCTACGCGAGAGGCTTTGAGTAATGGTTGGTATCGCACTGGTGACATCGGCCGCCGCGACGCCGATGGATATTTTTGGGTCCACGACCGCAAGAAGAACTTGATCATTTCCGGCGGAGAGAACATCTATCCGGCCGAAGTGGAGCGTGTGCTTATGGGCCATCCGGATGTCGCGGAATGCGCCGTCGTCGGTCGCCCCGATCCGCGCTGGGAGGAAGTACCGATCGCTTATGTGATCAGGAGACCGGGGGCCCAGATCGAAGCGGAAGGGCTGATGGCGCATGTGCAATCACAGCTCGCCCGTTTCAAGGCACCGCGCGAAATCATTTTCACGCAAGAACTACCGAAAACGGCATTGGGCAAGGTCCAGCATTTTATGCTGAAGGAAGTCGGCACGCGATCAGGCCCAAACGGAGACAGCAATTGA
- a CDS encoding M20 family metallopeptidase produces MSGNPFGTAPILDGIRRWVEIESPTERPDQVNKLADLVAAGYRDLSVTIERVPGRDGCGDHLVTRSSWGQGVPGILVLSHLDTVHPMGFIERLPFKVEGDRAFGPGIYDMKGGAYLAYHAFRQICADDIRPPLGITHIYVSDEEIGSPTSRALIEAEGRSAKYVLVTEPARDGGRIVTGRKGVARFDVFVSGTPAHAGARPEDGCSAIRELANVIQRLEAMNNPKRGVTVNVGVVRGGTKPNVIAEEAYAEVDMRVPTMADADELVPKVLGITSRTKGVIVKVRGELNRPPYEKSNAGAALYEHAKGIAAELGFKLLDVFSGGGSDGNFTAPHTATLDGLGVDGKGAHTHYEQLYVSSIEPRARLLYRLYQTLR; encoded by the coding sequence ATGTCCGGCAATCCGTTTGGAACAGCTCCGATCCTCGACGGCATTCGCCGCTGGGTCGAGATCGAGTCTCCGACGGAGCGGCCGGATCAGGTCAACAAACTGGCTGATCTCGTCGCGGCGGGCTATCGCGACCTGTCGGTCACCATCGAACGCGTTCCGGGCCGTGACGGCTGCGGCGATCATTTGGTCACGCGCTCGTCCTGGGGGCAGGGCGTACCGGGCATTCTGGTGCTGAGCCACCTCGATACAGTTCATCCGATGGGATTCATCGAGCGCTTGCCGTTCAAGGTCGAGGGTGACAGGGCATTCGGCCCTGGTATTTACGATATGAAGGGCGGCGCCTACCTGGCCTATCACGCGTTCCGGCAGATTTGCGCCGACGATATCCGCCCGCCGCTCGGTATCACCCATATCTATGTATCGGATGAGGAGATTGGGAGTCCGACCTCGCGGGCGTTGATCGAGGCCGAGGGCCGCAGCGCCAAATATGTGCTGGTGACCGAGCCCGCGCGCGACGGCGGCAGGATCGTCACTGGGCGCAAGGGCGTTGCGCGTTTCGACGTCTTCGTCAGCGGCACGCCGGCGCATGCTGGGGCCCGCCCCGAAGACGGCTGCAGCGCGATCCGCGAACTCGCCAATGTGATCCAGAGGTTGGAGGCGATGAACAATCCCAAGCGCGGCGTCACCGTCAATGTTGGCGTGGTCCGCGGTGGCACCAAGCCGAACGTGATCGCCGAAGAGGCCTACGCGGAAGTCGACATGCGGGTGCCGACCATGGCTGACGCCGACGAGCTGGTGCCAAAGGTCCTCGGCATCACATCACGCACCAAGGGCGTCATAGTGAAGGTTCGCGGCGAATTGAACCGTCCGCCGTATGAGAAGAGCAACGCTGGCGCCGCGCTTTACGAGCACGCTAAGGGAATTGCCGCCGAGCTCGGCTTCAAGCTGCTCGACGTCTTCAGCGGCGGCGGCTCGGACGGCAATTTCACCGCCCCGCATACCGCGACGCTTGACGGCCTCGGCGTCGACGGCAAGGGCGCGCATACGCATTATGAGCAACTCTACGTCTCATCGATTGAGCCTCGCGCGCGGCTGCTCTACCGGCTCTATCAGACGCTGCGATGA
- a CDS encoding acetyl-CoA carboxylase biotin carboxyl carrier protein subunit, protein MYHSFEVDGVDHRLWLSASQQGYRLHLCDQVIAPVAFTRHSDSSGILTIAGESEPVRFAIEGELIHLHIRGRTRVLRHNDPLRTLVSGNHEARPRVARAPMPGVVVTTTVSPGQEVSAGMALMLIESMKLETIIRSPQDGIVDRIHVKEGESFERDAVLVTLSTEGR, encoded by the coding sequence GTGTATCACTCATTCGAGGTCGACGGCGTAGATCACAGATTGTGGCTTTCAGCCAGCCAGCAGGGCTACCGCCTCCATCTGTGTGATCAAGTGATCGCCCCCGTCGCGTTCACCCGTCACAGCGACAGTAGCGGCATCCTGACCATTGCGGGCGAGAGCGAGCCGGTTCGGTTCGCCATCGAGGGCGAGCTGATTCACCTACACATACGCGGCAGAACACGCGTATTGCGCCACAATGACCCATTGCGAACGCTCGTTTCCGGGAATCATGAGGCACGTCCGCGGGTTGCCCGGGCACCGATGCCTGGTGTGGTTGTTACGACCACCGTTTCTCCTGGCCAGGAAGTCTCGGCGGGAATGGCGCTGATGCTGATTGAAAGCATGAAGCTGGAAACGATCATACGCTCACCTCAGGATGGCATCGTCGATCGAATTCACGTCAAGGAAGGCGAGAGCTTCGAGCGCGACGCTGTGCTGGTCACGCTCTCCACGGAAGGGCGCTGA
- a CDS encoding YopT-type cysteine protease domain-containing protein → MDNRISDSSTRAIQSDALSQLGDSDSFTRTLADLALLRSPSPGVPDQMGCCVSTPRASDPDNPGASSAARPSTSLFDYRTAGLADANVNGICVGLAGEWLRNLHNSPTSRMNALVPGSQGHRAAAERQEQYEDLRAGLRRDGVERSQANMQAKNTVLTEMGLQPSGREKVYSFDEPENRARMLDKITRDGSTHLLSLRFAGGGRHTIATSASEGRTTLFDPNYGEFTVRSDQVNGLFESLDNRYRNPNGMIISTITTQKM, encoded by the coding sequence ATGGATAATCGAATCAGTGACTCATCCACACGCGCTATCCAAAGTGACGCACTGAGCCAGTTAGGCGACAGCGACAGCTTTACGAGAACGCTTGCGGATCTCGCGCTGCTGAGGAGCCCGTCGCCTGGAGTGCCCGACCAAATGGGGTGCTGCGTTAGCACGCCACGCGCCTCGGATCCAGACAACCCCGGTGCATCCTCTGCGGCGAGGCCGAGCACCTCCCTATTCGACTACAGGACGGCGGGATTGGCCGACGCGAATGTAAACGGCATCTGCGTTGGGCTGGCTGGAGAATGGCTCCGCAATCTCCACAACAGCCCGACATCCCGAATGAATGCGTTAGTACCCGGATCGCAAGGGCACCGCGCTGCGGCTGAGCGGCAAGAGCAGTATGAGGACCTTAGAGCTGGATTGCGACGCGACGGGGTAGAACGTTCTCAGGCCAACATGCAGGCAAAAAACACCGTGCTGACGGAAATGGGCCTGCAACCATCCGGAAGAGAGAAAGTATACAGTTTCGATGAACCTGAGAACCGCGCGCGCATGCTGGACAAAATCACCCGCGACGGATCGACGCATTTGCTGAGCTTACGTTTCGCCGGGGGTGGCCGGCACACAATTGCGACGTCGGCGTCGGAGGGAAGGACCACGCTGTTCGATCCAAACTATGGAGAGTTTACCGTTCGCTCAGACCAGGTGAATGGATTATTCGAAAGCCTGGACAATCGTTACAGGAACCCCAACGGGATGATTATATCGACAATCACCACACAAAAGATGTGA
- a CDS encoding flavin reductase family protein has product MSHHQLPPTIRDIPSIQSAEFRQAMRHLASGVAIVATGAAEERRGLTVSSVTSISMEPPCLLVGINAGSETHDGILASRSFGVSLLRSDQEDLALRFGGQEGAKGVHRFDTAPWIRGVLDVPLLPNACCSLECVLYDHKVVGTHTIFIGRIVATRAGQGNPLVNFRGALRTLLLD; this is encoded by the coding sequence ATGAGTCACCACCAGCTCCCTCCTACAATTCGGGATATTCCGTCTATCCAATCGGCGGAGTTCCGTCAGGCCATGCGACATCTGGCGAGCGGCGTCGCCATCGTGGCGACCGGAGCCGCCGAGGAACGACGTGGACTGACGGTTAGTTCTGTGACGTCGATCTCCATGGAGCCGCCGTGCCTGCTCGTTGGCATCAATGCCGGCTCCGAGACCCATGATGGGATACTGGCCAGCCGCAGTTTTGGAGTCAGCCTTCTCCGCAGCGACCAGGAGGACCTTGCGCTGCGTTTTGGCGGCCAGGAGGGTGCCAAAGGTGTTCACCGCTTCGATACCGCGCCCTGGATTCGAGGCGTCCTCGATGTACCGCTATTGCCGAACGCGTGTTGTTCGCTCGAATGCGTTTTGTACGACCATAAGGTGGTTGGCACACATACCATCTTTATCGGACGCATTGTCGCGACCCGGGCAGGCCAGGGCAATCCATTGGTCAACTTCAGGGGCGCGCTTCGAACCTTGCTGCTTGATTGA
- a CDS encoding peptide ligase PGM1-related protein gives MNAGTPQMSGGDLTVAQLSLAANSACRSAWFAQEGDLIVSPVAIPTDLLSLIGTTLDFDASSLLLLVPEGTREARVLNDCTLLSNTVVERINSHIHPKSSWRIHPCYSSEGVARLAALLGIPQSGDDFALQRGPDLLNRKSHFRQLATSVGLPLPNGCVTTNSSELFRAVTSLRSETGNVIVKLDNGAGGVGNVVLTSDESGPLPGARDTRQIPWPSFDPEALWSEMTTASCKTLVVESYHVARSLFYLEYEIDQDGSIVFINSGNIRLRRSNDRFERALIWTGLELPSDLMNGQWLTAQAHAYRFVQLARTLGYRGMINIDAIFASDGRLLFNEANGRWGGGSVLHSIAVRLLGYDYSGCYVILSVRNVRSSSLQAAHDRFVEDGFLFDGTRKEGVIPLAADQEAGTVECLVIARDRPAARNLQHRLLTMV, from the coding sequence ATGAATGCCGGTACGCCTCAAATGTCGGGCGGCGATCTAACAGTCGCTCAACTTTCCCTTGCCGCCAACTCGGCTTGCCGCTCGGCCTGGTTTGCACAGGAGGGTGACCTTATAGTCTCTCCGGTAGCCATCCCGACGGATCTGCTATCCTTGATTGGCACGACGCTCGATTTTGATGCCTCGAGCCTCCTGCTGCTTGTGCCTGAAGGTACCCGCGAGGCGCGGGTCCTTAATGATTGCACCCTGCTGTCCAATACTGTTGTTGAACGAATCAACAGCCATATTCACCCGAAATCATCCTGGAGAATACATCCTTGCTACTCTAGTGAAGGGGTCGCGCGCCTGGCGGCCCTGCTGGGCATCCCGCAAAGCGGGGACGACTTCGCTCTGCAGCGAGGGCCTGATCTATTGAACCGCAAGAGCCACTTCCGTCAATTGGCGACAAGTGTCGGACTTCCGTTGCCCAATGGATGCGTAACCACGAACTCAAGCGAACTATTTAGGGCGGTCACCTCGCTAAGGTCTGAGACCGGCAACGTGATTGTCAAGTTAGACAATGGAGCGGGCGGGGTCGGGAATGTCGTCCTGACCAGCGACGAGAGCGGTCCACTACCCGGGGCAAGAGATACCAGGCAGATTCCTTGGCCGTCGTTTGATCCTGAAGCACTTTGGTCTGAGATGACAACAGCATCGTGCAAGACGTTGGTCGTGGAATCGTACCACGTGGCTCGGTCTTTATTCTATCTCGAGTATGAGATCGATCAGGATGGTTCAATCGTTTTCATCAACAGTGGAAACATACGTCTGCGTCGAAGCAACGATCGATTTGAAAGGGCTCTCATCTGGACAGGACTTGAACTTCCAAGCGACCTGATGAATGGGCAATGGTTGACCGCCCAGGCGCACGCCTACCGATTTGTGCAGCTAGCGCGAACCCTTGGGTATCGTGGAATGATCAACATTGACGCCATTTTCGCGAGCGACGGGCGGCTTCTGTTCAATGAAGCGAACGGCCGGTGGGGCGGAGGCTCGGTGTTACACAGCATCGCCGTCCGCCTGCTGGGCTATGACTATTCCGGTTGCTACGTTATCTTATCCGTGAGAAACGTCCGATCAAGTTCTCTCCAAGCCGCGCATGATCGTTTCGTCGAGGACGGATTTCTGTTCGACGGCACACGCAAGGAAGGCGTGATCCCGCTTGCCGCTGATCAAGAGGCTGGCACGGTGGAGTGCCTCGTGATTGCGCGCGATAGGCCCGCAGCCCGCAATCTGCAGCACCGCCTATTGACAATGGTTTGA
- the trpD gene encoding anthranilate phosphoribosyltransferase, with protein MEALKSIIGKVATGATLTREETALAFDNMMSGHATPSQIGGLLMGMRVRGETVEEVTGAASAMRNKMPRLEAACDPIDIASTSDAPLCSISAATCASFIVAGVGVPVAKHANGAAASASGAADVLARLGVKIDLKPDAVARCVHEAGIGFMFGSAHYPAMQRIGQIRTALGTHTIFDLIGPLSNPARVKRQIVGVSSREWVQPLAQVVRNLGAESVWVVHGSDGLDEMTLTGPTFVAALEAGTVRTFEVTPEEAGLPRCRNDVLESGDADINSVALQSVLDGAPSRQRDAALLNAAAALIVAGRASTLQEGVALGQESLDRGAAAARLKRLIAVSNA; from the coding sequence ATGGAAGCGCTTAAATCGATCATTGGAAAAGTTGCCACGGGCGCCACTCTGACGCGTGAGGAAACCGCGTTAGCCTTTGACAACATGATGTCGGGCCACGCGACCCCCTCGCAGATCGGTGGCTTGTTGATGGGAATGCGGGTCCGCGGCGAAACGGTCGAAGAAGTCACCGGCGCAGCCTCCGCGATGCGGAATAAGATGCCGCGGCTCGAGGCGGCATGCGACCCCATCGATATCGCTAGCACCAGCGACGCCCCGTTGTGCTCGATCAGCGCGGCGACATGCGCCTCCTTTATCGTCGCCGGGGTCGGCGTTCCTGTCGCCAAGCATGCCAACGGCGCTGCAGCGTCAGCTTCCGGCGCCGCAGATGTGTTGGCGCGCCTCGGCGTGAAGATCGATCTCAAGCCTGACGCCGTTGCTCGTTGTGTGCACGAAGCCGGCATCGGCTTCATGTTTGGGTCGGCCCATTATCCAGCGATGCAGCGCATTGGTCAGATCCGGACCGCACTTGGGACCCACACGATCTTCGATCTAATCGGACCTCTGTCCAATCCGGCTAGGGTTAAGCGGCAGATCGTCGGGGTATCCTCTCGTGAGTGGGTCCAGCCTCTGGCGCAGGTGGTAAGGAACCTTGGTGCCGAGTCGGTGTGGGTGGTTCATGGCTCGGACGGGCTCGACGAGATGACCCTCACCGGCCCAACCTTTGTTGCCGCGCTTGAGGCGGGCACGGTCCGGACCTTCGAAGTGACGCCGGAAGAGGCCGGCCTCCCGCGCTGCCGCAACGACGTGCTGGAGAGCGGCGATGCCGATATCAATTCCGTCGCGCTGCAAAGCGTGCTCGATGGCGCACCAAGTCGACAGCGTGACGCCGCGCTTTTGAACGCGGCGGCGGCATTGATCGTGGCCGGCCGGGCCTCGACGCTACAGGAAGGCGTCGCACTTGGGCAAGAATCGCTTGATCGCGGCGCCGCTGCCGCTCGACTGAAGCGCCTGATCGCGGTTTCCAACGCATGA
- a CDS encoding 2OG-Fe(II) oxygenase — MARAVNDRSGLLSEEALTKYRIELLVKGTVVIGPQTLFTQDDLARIDQLQTEIPEEQVREGDAGDSHNVFVKRVRVDPPGRPPSNTNGTAPRQIIELLEKKDRSFALKKVLGASSDYVIRRCQIHRMPPGSFVGIHLDAESDPDFEYSVIVQLAREFEGGEFVVYPSTYEQQVFRPPFGAVLVTTCKVRHEVKPVRVGERRSLVYFCSRRSGANRRIIEGSTGSL, encoded by the coding sequence ATGGCGCGTGCGGTGAATGATAGATCCGGTCTGCTTTCAGAAGAGGCTCTCACGAAGTACCGCATAGAGTTGTTGGTGAAGGGTACGGTCGTGATCGGCCCGCAGACGTTGTTTACCCAAGATGACTTGGCGAGGATCGATCAGCTGCAGACTGAGATTCCCGAAGAACAGGTACGGGAGGGAGATGCCGGCGACTCGCACAATGTCTTCGTGAAACGCGTAAGGGTAGATCCGCCCGGCCGGCCTCCCAGCAATACGAATGGTACTGCTCCGAGGCAGATCATCGAACTGCTCGAAAAGAAGGACCGCAGCTTCGCGCTGAAAAAGGTCTTGGGAGCATCGTCAGATTATGTGATTCGCCGATGCCAAATACATCGTATGCCTCCCGGCTCCTTTGTTGGTATCCATTTGGATGCGGAGAGCGACCCTGATTTCGAGTACTCCGTGATTGTGCAACTCGCGAGAGAGTTTGAGGGAGGTGAGTTTGTGGTATATCCAAGCACTTACGAACAGCAGGTATTCCGACCGCCATTTGGGGCCGTACTTGTCACCACGTGTAAGGTCCGGCATGAGGTGAAGCCTGTACGCGTTGGGGAGCGACGATCGCTGGTGTACTTCTGTTCAAGACGCAGCGGTGCGAACCGCCGGATCATCGAAGGCTCTACCGGTAGCCTGTGA
- a CDS encoding carboxyl transferase domain-containing protein, which produces MQRIGSVADVNSPEFRRNDLHNRQLAAELKERQRVARFDRPERDLERLRRQNKLFVRERLAALLDPETPFLELSTLAANKAYDGEVPGAAQVVGIGIVAGREVIVHADDASVKSGAWYPLSVKKIVRALDIAIENRLPVVHLCDCAGGFLPLQAEFFADRYHAGRILRNQSILSKMGVPQVAIVMGQCTAAGAYVPALSEYNIMVEGAGAIFLGGPPVVKAATGEQVSAEELGGALMHTSVSGSSDYFASSEIHAIAIARDVVARFHQPAKTWIDRVAPEPPAYGATELYGIIPMDTRAQFDMREVIARLVDASRFHEYQPRYGTSLVCGFARLHGYQIGILANNGVLFGDSALKGTHFIQLCDKNRTPLLFLQNITGFMVGREYERRGITKDGAKLIMAVSGASVPKFTIVCNSSHGAGTYAMSGRAFDPRFVFSWPNSQMSAMGAEQAAGVLTHVKARQLARAGGRLSEHELAAIREPILDEYRERSSAYYATSEIWDDGILDPIDTRTALAIALSASLNAPIDAPQYGVFRL; this is translated from the coding sequence ATGCAGCGGATCGGTTCCGTGGCGGACGTGAACTCACCGGAGTTTCGTCGCAACGACCTCCACAACAGACAACTTGCGGCCGAGTTGAAGGAACGCCAGCGCGTTGCCCGCTTCGACCGACCCGAGCGGGACCTCGAGCGGCTGCGTCGGCAAAATAAACTGTTTGTTCGCGAGCGCCTTGCGGCCTTGCTCGATCCGGAAACCCCATTCCTGGAGCTTTCCACGCTGGCCGCTAACAAGGCATACGACGGCGAGGTGCCAGGCGCTGCGCAGGTCGTCGGCATCGGCATTGTGGCGGGTCGGGAGGTGATTGTTCACGCCGACGATGCCAGCGTGAAGAGCGGCGCATGGTATCCGCTCTCGGTCAAGAAGATCGTACGGGCCTTAGATATCGCTATCGAAAACCGTCTGCCGGTGGTTCATCTGTGCGACTGCGCGGGCGGGTTCCTGCCTTTGCAGGCGGAGTTCTTTGCTGATCGCTACCATGCCGGTCGAATTCTCCGCAATCAATCCATTCTCTCGAAGATGGGAGTGCCGCAGGTCGCCATCGTGATGGGCCAATGCACCGCGGCAGGGGCCTACGTCCCAGCGCTTAGTGAATACAACATTATGGTCGAAGGTGCAGGGGCGATTTTCCTCGGTGGCCCCCCGGTCGTGAAGGCTGCCACCGGGGAACAAGTATCCGCCGAAGAGCTTGGGGGTGCCCTCATGCATACCAGCGTGTCCGGCAGCAGTGATTACTTCGCAAGCTCCGAGATTCATGCGATTGCGATTGCCCGCGACGTCGTCGCGCGCTTCCACCAGCCGGCGAAGACCTGGATCGATCGAGTCGCCCCTGAGCCGCCCGCCTATGGTGCGACGGAACTCTACGGTATCATTCCAATGGATACGCGAGCGCAGTTCGACATGCGAGAGGTCATCGCTCGTCTGGTCGATGCCAGCCGATTTCATGAATACCAGCCGCGCTATGGGACATCACTCGTGTGCGGCTTTGCGCGGCTTCATGGATATCAAATCGGGATCCTTGCCAATAATGGCGTGCTGTTCGGCGACAGTGCGCTAAAGGGCACTCATTTCATCCAATTGTGCGACAAGAACCGAACGCCCCTGCTCTTCCTGCAGAACATCACGGGCTTCATGGTTGGCCGCGAATATGAGCGGCGTGGGATCACCAAGGACGGCGCCAAGCTGATCATGGCCGTGTCCGGAGCGTCCGTGCCGAAGTTTACGATTGTTTGTAACAGCTCGCACGGCGCAGGCACTTACGCTATGTCGGGACGCGCGTTTGATCCCCGGTTTGTGTTCAGCTGGCCGAATTCTCAGATGTCTGCGATGGGTGCCGAGCAGGCTGCCGGTGTTCTCACCCACGTCAAGGCGAGACAATTGGCCCGCGCGGGCGGACGCCTCTCGGAACACGAATTGGCAGCCATTCGAGAGCCCATCCTTGACGAGTATCGCGAGCGGTCGAGCGCCTATTATGCGACCTCCGAAATCTGGGACGACGGCATTCTTGATCCGATCGACACCAGAACCGCCCTGGCAATCGCATTGAGCGCTTCGCTCAATGCGCCGATCGACGCACCACAGTACGGCGTGTTCCGGCTGTGA
- a CDS encoding biotin carboxylase N-terminal domain-containing protein: MHKFPFDTVLIANRGEIATRIIKALRRLGLRSAIAYHEVDAQTPAVSMADLAIPITGRTPIASYLDIAQIIAVAHRANAGALHPGYGLLAENAEFARAVTKAGIAFIGPAPETIELMGDKIRARNFVQSNGFPVAPCAIEEDDPATFVSRAWAIGAPLLVKPSGGGGGKGMRIVRDLDALEVAIEQARSEARRHFGDGRLYVERYIESPRHIEVQVLGDSFGNLVHLFERECSVQRRFQKIIEESPSPALSPELRTRICETAVGIARAANYQNAGTVEFIFSGREFYFLEMNTRLQVEHPVTEMITGVDLIAEQVYAAAGRELALSQSDIVSNGHAIELRLYAEAPERGYVPTTGKVLLLEYPDNVRIDSGITQGQTITPAFDPMLAKIIVHSPSRIEAALKAHRAVRELVLLGCETNASLLARILSDEAFLDGQFHTGYLEGNPHLAAGNFAAGMPAFLACAALLTGPVRESADAVPALHAALGSWRN, encoded by the coding sequence ATGCACAAATTCCCCTTCGATACAGTTCTGATCGCCAATAGGGGCGAGATAGCCACACGAATCATCAAAGCGTTACGCAGGCTTGGACTTCGTTCCGCAATTGCCTACCACGAGGTCGACGCGCAGACCCCCGCCGTCTCCATGGCCGACTTGGCGATACCGATCACCGGCCGCACGCCGATCGCAAGCTATCTGGACATTGCACAGATCATCGCGGTCGCCCACAGGGCGAACGCCGGCGCGCTGCATCCGGGTTATGGATTGCTTGCTGAGAATGCGGAATTCGCCAGGGCGGTGACAAAGGCCGGTATTGCGTTCATCGGACCCGCTCCAGAAACCATCGAGCTCATGGGCGACAAGATCCGCGCCCGCAATTTCGTTCAAAGCAACGGCTTTCCGGTCGCGCCCTGCGCCATCGAAGAAGATGACCCGGCGACATTCGTTTCGAGAGCATGGGCTATTGGAGCTCCTTTGCTCGTGAAACCATCAGGGGGCGGCGGCGGCAAGGGCATGCGGATTGTACGCGACCTTGATGCATTGGAGGTCGCCATTGAGCAGGCACGCAGTGAAGCGCGCCGCCACTTTGGAGACGGCCGACTTTATGTCGAACGATATATCGAAAGCCCGCGACACATCGAAGTACAGGTGCTGGGTGACTCCTTCGGTAACCTGGTCCATCTCTTCGAGCGCGAGTGTTCGGTCCAACGTCGTTTCCAGAAGATCATCGAGGAATCTCCCTCGCCGGCGCTATCACCAGAATTGCGGACACGAATTTGCGAGACCGCAGTCGGCATCGCCCGCGCAGCGAACTATCAAAATGCAGGAACGGTCGAGTTCATTTTCAGCGGAAGAGAGTTCTACTTTCTCGAAATGAATACACGCCTTCAGGTCGAGCATCCAGTGACTGAGATGATCACCGGCGTCGATCTGATCGCCGAACAGGTCTATGCGGCAGCGGGTCGCGAACTTGCGCTTTCGCAGTCCGATATTGTTTCAAATGGGCATGCAATCGAGCTCAGATTGTACGCGGAAGCTCCGGAACGTGGCTACGTCCCGACCACTGGGAAAGTACTTCTTCTCGAGTATCCGGATAACGTACGGATCGACAGCGGCATCACGCAAGGCCAGACCATAACGCCGGCGTTCGATCCCATGCTCGCCAAGATCATCGTGCATTCACCAAGCCGCATAGAAGCTGCTCTGAAAGCCCATCGCGCGGTTCGGGAGCTGGTTCTCCTTGGGTGCGAAACAAACGCAAGCTTGCTTGCCCGGATCCTTTCCGACGAGGCATTTCTCGACGGTCAGTTCCATACGGGATACCTCGAAGGGAACCCGCATCTCGCGGCGGGCAACTTTGCTGCCGGAATGCCTGCGTTCCTGGCATGCGCTGCTCTCCTGACCGGGCCGGTCCGCGAGTCGGCCGATGCCGTGCCCGCGCTTCACGCGGCACTCGGCAGCTGGAGGAATTGA